Proteins from a single region of Segatella copri:
- a CDS encoding HesA/MoeB/ThiF family protein, which translates to MEFKYKDADFYNAYCEQLEDFILLEYFEDMKENYVGKLLAKNTIHRLELVVRIPKTFPHNKLYFYTSSLYGYPHLIPCLESFGRSWFCLNSAFAETTRGQLDEEFDRLRGWIKEQMRSELPPIIADVNTRRALSVFNTYAKGNTDEMDELNAAKEDLIFVGDVWKNVVNERDGYLNCVKQQNGKYVVYDGTETKDKLPFVIVNHQPKDFHSFASLVDEFGWSDELCEKLLPNFNWGEKKSEGKFICKEDNEPYTEHPRKENIETDYRYLCQQLEHKDIPGKYKIVIRERLRTFVKDSYNACDRKGMFSTNMDEYEDYGFDPDEGIKRYYFSLHCFALGVIDDGKLNWYLIDAQQCNVKYEELSFDFGRYEYRTKHVQDIPLNTSIAKRIKQDEFYGRGCLASGFINKKILLIGLGAIGSFLAETLVRGGIRDITLSDGDYVEAGNLCRASFEMNSIGDSKASALADKLERISPFCAVKQEGEWDENGLFLCDYKHGEFYGNVNYNSQEKFLKEIEKYDLIIDCTASNELLHFLSYAVKLPTQLISVCITNHAKDCLFLSNTNGNVFEQRKHVLAKIEQDTDNFYVAGTGCYSPTFLATASDMLPFTNLVVRKINKSLANTMPITSTVWHYQEDSILAESVYTYMIENGAIRLVVLQSVIDSIRQSVIFEDGQIGVLMGGYSSDGTHIFVTHAVSMHDIEKDMGKIKNVSQNVLDYIGNVCVSKDIGKHLPLLSQIATDNQVNTNNPLLAQLNEDGSVAFYLLIEKELVPFVVNNIIC; encoded by the coding sequence ATGGAATTCAAGTATAAAGATGCCGATTTTTATAATGCTTATTGTGAGCAATTGGAGGATTTCATATTGTTGGAATATTTTGAGGATATGAAAGAAAACTATGTCGGTAAATTGTTGGCAAAGAATACAATTCATAGATTAGAGCTTGTTGTGAGGATTCCCAAAACGTTTCCACACAACAAACTTTATTTCTATACTTCTTCCCTTTACGGCTATCCTCATTTGATTCCGTGTCTGGAGTCTTTTGGGAGAAGTTGGTTTTGCTTAAATTCTGCATTTGCAGAAACTACTCGTGGTCAATTGGATGAGGAGTTTGATAGATTGCGTGGTTGGATAAAGGAGCAAATGCGCTCTGAACTCCCACCAATAATAGCTGATGTCAATACTCGAAGAGCTTTGTCTGTATTTAACACCTATGCAAAGGGAAATACGGATGAGATGGACGAACTCAATGCTGCAAAAGAAGACTTGATATTTGTAGGAGATGTTTGGAAAAATGTAGTAAATGAAAGAGATGGTTACTTGAATTGTGTCAAGCAACAAAATGGAAAATATGTCGTTTATGATGGAACTGAGACAAAAGATAAATTACCATTCGTTATTGTTAACCATCAACCGAAAGATTTTCATAGTTTTGCATCGCTTGTTGATGAGTTTGGTTGGAGTGATGAGTTGTGTGAGAAATTGTTACCGAATTTCAATTGGGGTGAAAAGAAAAGTGAAGGAAAATTTATTTGTAAAGAAGATAATGAGCCATATACAGAACATCCAAGAAAAGAAAATATCGAAACGGATTATAGATATTTATGTCAGCAATTAGAACATAAGGATATCCCTGGAAAGTATAAGATAGTCATAAGGGAGAGATTGAGAACCTTTGTGAAAGATAGTTATAATGCTTGTGACCGTAAAGGTATGTTTTCTACCAATATGGATGAGTATGAGGATTATGGCTTTGATCCTGATGAAGGAATTAAACGATATTACTTTTCTCTTCATTGTTTTGCATTGGGCGTAATTGATGATGGAAAATTAAATTGGTATTTAATTGATGCACAACAATGTAATGTAAAATATGAAGAATTGTCTTTTGATTTTGGAAGATATGAATATAGGACAAAGCATGTGCAAGATATACCCTTGAATACATCTATAGCAAAAAGAATAAAACAAGATGAATTTTACGGCAGGGGATGTTTAGCATCAGGGTTCATTAATAAGAAAATATTATTGATAGGATTGGGAGCTATTGGTTCATTTTTAGCTGAAACTTTAGTTCGAGGAGGTATTCGTGATATAACTTTGTCTGATGGAGATTATGTGGAAGCTGGCAATCTATGCCGGGCATCTTTTGAAATGAACTCTATTGGGGATAGCAAAGCTTCAGCTTTGGCAGATAAGTTGGAGCGAATATCACCGTTCTGTGCAGTTAAACAAGAAGGAGAATGGGATGAAAATGGATTGTTTCTTTGTGATTATAAACATGGTGAGTTTTATGGAAATGTAAATTATAATTCTCAAGAGAAGTTTTTGAAAGAAATAGAAAAGTATGATCTTATTATAGATTGTACTGCAAGTAATGAATTGCTTCATTTCTTAAGTTATGCAGTAAAATTACCTACACAATTGATAAGTGTATGTATAACAAACCATGCTAAGGATTGTTTGTTTTTGTCAAATACCAATGGCAATGTGTTTGAGCAAAGAAAGCATGTTCTTGCCAAAATAGAACAGGATACAGATAATTTTTATGTTGCGGGTACTGGATGCTATTCTCCTACTTTTCTTGCGACGGCGAGTGATATGTTGCCATTTACAAATTTAGTTGTAAGAAAGATTAACAAGTCTTTGGCAAACACGATGCCGATAACTTCAACAGTTTGGCATTATCAAGAGGATTCTATTTTGGCTGAATCTGTTTATACATATATGATAGAGAATGGTGCGATTCGATTGGTTGTCCTGCAAAGCGTTATAGACTCAATAAGACAGAGCGTAATCTTTGAAGATGGACAGATTGGTGTTCTTATGGGTGGTTATTCCTCTGATGGTACCCATATTTTTGTGACTCATGCTGTGAGTATGCATGATATTGAAAAGGATATGGGCAAAATAAAGAATGTCTCACAGAATGTGTTGGATTATATAGGTAATGTTTGTGTTTCAAAAGATATAGGAAAACATCTTCCACTTTTGAGCCAGATTGCTACAGATAATCAGGTAAACACGAACAATCCTTTGCTGGCACAATTGAATGAAGACGGTTCGGTAGCTTTCTATCTTTTGATAGAGAAAGAGTTGGTTCCTTTTGTTGTAAATAATATTATTTGTTAG